Part of the Bacillus cabrialesii genome is shown below.
TCTTTTTCAGGGCATACGTATATATTCTTGATCTTAAAGGCTAAGATGGTATCATAGATAAAGGATAAATATAAATACTAATCATATATGATTTGCACTTATCGCCGCTCTCGTCCTTTGGGCGGGAGCTTTTTGACATTCTGATTGGGAGGTTTCATGATGCCGCAAGAAAACAATACATTTTACATTACAACACCGATTTATTATCCGAGCGGAAAATTACATATCGGCCATGCATATACGACAGTCGCGGGAGATGCAATGGCGCGTTACAAAAGATTAAAAGGGTTTGATGTTCGCTATTTAACGGGAACGGACGAGCATGGACAAAAGATCCAGCAAAAAGCTGAGCAGGAAAACATTACACCTCAGGAGTATGTGGATCGCGCAGCGGCAGATATTCAGAAACTGTGGAAGCAGCTTGAAATCTCAAATGATGACTTTATCCGTACGACAGAAAAACGGCATAAAGTTGTGATTGAAAAGGTGTTTCAAAAGCTTCTTGATAATGGAGACATCTATCTTGATGAATATGAAGGCTGGTACAGTATTCCCGATGAAACGTTCTACACGGAAACACAGCTCGTTGATATCGAGCGAAATGAAAAGGGAGAGGTCATTGGCGGAAAAAGCCCTGACAGCGGACACCCTGTTGAATTGATTAAAGAGGAATCTTATTTCTTCCGTATGGGGAAATACGCTGACCGTCTTCTGAAATACTATGAAGAAAACCCGACATTCATTCAGCCGGAATCACGTAAAAACGAAATGATCAACAACTTCATCAAGCCTGGACTTGAGGATTTAGCTGTATCACGTACTACTTTTGATTGGGGCGTGAAGGTGCCGGAAAATCCAAAGCATGTTGTATATGTTTGGATTGACGCACTATTTAACTATTTAACAGCACTCGGTTATGATACCGAAAATGATGAGCTTTATCAAAAATATTGGCCTGCCGATGTTCATTTAGTCGGTAAGGAGATTGTGCGATTCCATACCATTTACTGGCCGATTATGCTGATGGCTCTGGATCTGCCGCTGCCGAAGCAAGTATTCGCGCATGGCTGGCTTTTGATGAAAGACGGAAAAATGTCGAAATCAAAAGGGAACGTTGTAGATCCGGTTACATTAATTGAACGCTACGGTTTAGATGAGCTTCGTTATTACCTGCTTCGCGAAGTGCCATTCGGATCTGACGGTGTATTCACGCCGGAAGGTTTTGTTGAACGGATTAACTATGATTTAGCGAACGATTTAGGAAACCTATTGAATCGTACGGTCGCGATGATCAATAAGTATTTTGACGGACAAATCGGTTCTTACAAAGGTGCCGTAACGGAATTTGACCAGACGCTCACTTCAGTCGCTGAAGAAACAGTGAAGGCTTACGAGAAAGCAATGGAAAATATGGAGTTCTCGGTGGCCCTTTCAACATTATGGCAGCTAATCAGCCGCACAAATAAATACATTGATGAGACAGCTCCATGGGTGCTTGCGAAAGATCCGGCAAAAGAAGAAGAACTGCAATCTGTTATGTATCACTTAGCTGAATCATTGCGTATTTCAGCTGTGTTGCTTCAGCCGTTCTTAACAAAGACACCGGAAAAAATGTTCGAGCAGCTGGGCATTACTGACGAATCGTTAAAAGCGTGGGATAGCATTACAGCTTTCGGCCAGCTGAAAGATACAAAAGTACAAAAAGGCGAGCCGTTATTCCCTCGTTTAGAGGCAGAAGAAGAAATTGCTTACATCAAAGGGAAGATGCAGGGCTCTGCGCCAGCGAAAGAAGAAACAAAAGAAGAAGAACCGCAAGAGGTTGATCGTTTACCTGAAATTACGATCGATCAATTCATGGATGTAGAACTTCGCGTGGCGGAGGTCATCAAGGCAGAGCCAGTGAAAAAAGCAGACCGTTTATTGAAGCTTCAGCTGGATCTTGGTTTTGAAAAACGCCAAGTCGTTTCCGGCATTGCGAAGCATTATACGCCTGAAGAGCTTGCAGGGAAAAAACTTGTATGTGTAACAAATCTAAAACCGGTTAAGCTGAGAGGCGAGCTTTCTCAAGGTATGATCCTAGCAGGGGAAGCAGACGGCGTGTTAAAAGTCGTGTCTATTGATCAGTCATTACCGAAAGGCACAAGAATTAAATAGTGATAAACAAAAGGTGTTTCACGTGTAACAATTCGTCGAACACCTTTTGTGTTTCGACAAGAAAGGAGTTTTTTACTGATGTTGTTTGACACACACGCGCATTTAAATGCGGAACAATATGATACTGATTTGGAAGAGGTTATTGAACGGGCAAAAGCTGAGAAAGTCGAACGAATTGTCGTAGTTGGTTTTGACCGTCCGACAATTACCCGTGCGATGGAAATGATTGAGGAATATGATTTTATTTATGCAGCCATCGGCTGGCACCCTGTTGACGCGATTGATATGACAGATGAAGATTTAGCGTGGATTAAAGAGCTTTCTGTTCATGAAAAAGTGGTAGCGATAGGTGAAATGGGACTGGATTATCATTGGGATAAATCTCCTAAAGATGTTCAAAAAGAGGTATTCAAAAAACAAATCGCCTTAGCAAAAGAGGTCAATCTGCCTATTATCATTCATAACCGTGATGCTACGGAGGATGTCGTGACGATTTTGAAAGAGGAAGGCGCTGAAGCTGTTGGCGGAATCATGCACTGCTTTACAGGAAGTGCGGAAGTGGCGAGAGAATGCATGAAAATGAATTTTTATTTATCATTTGGGGGACCGGTGACATTCAAAAATGCGAAGAAGCCGAAGGAAGTTGTGAAGGAAATTCCGAATGACCGTTTACTGATTGAAACTGATTGCCCGTTTCTCACACCCCACCCTTTCCGCGGGAAAAGAAATGAACCAAGCTATGTGAAATATGTGGCGGAGCAAATCGCTGAATTAAAAGGAATGACCTTCGAAGAGGTTGCGTCAATCACGACTGAAAATGCAAAAAGACTTTTCCGTATAAACTGACAAGAAACGCTAGCGGGTTTTGTAAGAGCTTGTCCCTTGCAGCGTTTTTCTATAAAAGTTCTACAGGCTTTCTTCTCCTCATAGGATAGGTTTGTCGACAAGTCTTTCTTCCGTTTCTCAGTGTATTTCAGGATAATGAAGAAGACACTGAGCTTTTGGGGGAAAGAGAAGGGAGGGTTGACAGCCTTTTAGATACTCTATATAATCTCTCCGAGGAGAAGGAGGCGTTTTTCATCATACAAAAAATGAAAAAGCTGTTTTCCGTAAAGCTTAGCAAAAGCAAAGTCATTCTGGTTGCTGCTTGTTTGCTATTGGCGGGAAGCGGGACTGCGTACGCGGCTCATGAGCTGACGAAACAATCAGTCTCAGTTTCTATCAATGGCAAAAAGAAACATATACGCACACATGCAAAAACAGTCGGAGATCTTTTGGAGACGCTTGATATAAACACAAGAGACGAAGATAAGGTCACACCTGCTAAAAAGACAGAGATAACAGCAGATCTGGACGTTGTGTATGAGGCTGCAAAACCTGTGAAGCTTACAATAAACGGGGAAGAAAAGACATTATGGTCAACAGCAAAAACGGTCGGTGCATTACTGGACGAACAAGATGTTGATGTGAAAGAACACGATCAAATTGATCCCGCAATAGATACAGATATTTCGAAAGACATGAAGATTAACGTAGAACCCGCATTCCAGGTGACTGTGAATGATGCAG
Proteins encoded:
- a CDS encoding TatD family hydrolase, which gives rise to MLFDTHAHLNAEQYDTDLEEVIERAKAEKVERIVVVGFDRPTITRAMEMIEEYDFIYAAIGWHPVDAIDMTDEDLAWIKELSVHEKVVAIGEMGLDYHWDKSPKDVQKEVFKKQIALAKEVNLPIIIHNRDATEDVVTILKEEGAEAVGGIMHCFTGSAEVARECMKMNFYLSFGGPVTFKNAKKPKEVVKEIPNDRLLIETDCPFLTPHPFRGKRNEPSYVKYVAEQIAELKGMTFEEVASITTENAKRLFRIN
- the metG gene encoding methionine--tRNA ligase is translated as MPQENNTFYITTPIYYPSGKLHIGHAYTTVAGDAMARYKRLKGFDVRYLTGTDEHGQKIQQKAEQENITPQEYVDRAAADIQKLWKQLEISNDDFIRTTEKRHKVVIEKVFQKLLDNGDIYLDEYEGWYSIPDETFYTETQLVDIERNEKGEVIGGKSPDSGHPVELIKEESYFFRMGKYADRLLKYYEENPTFIQPESRKNEMINNFIKPGLEDLAVSRTTFDWGVKVPENPKHVVYVWIDALFNYLTALGYDTENDELYQKYWPADVHLVGKEIVRFHTIYWPIMLMALDLPLPKQVFAHGWLLMKDGKMSKSKGNVVDPVTLIERYGLDELRYYLLREVPFGSDGVFTPEGFVERINYDLANDLGNLLNRTVAMINKYFDGQIGSYKGAVTEFDQTLTSVAEETVKAYEKAMENMEFSVALSTLWQLISRTNKYIDETAPWVLAKDPAKEEELQSVMYHLAESLRISAVLLQPFLTKTPEKMFEQLGITDESLKAWDSITAFGQLKDTKVQKGEPLFPRLEAEEEIAYIKGKMQGSAPAKEETKEEEPQEVDRLPEITIDQFMDVELRVAEVIKAEPVKKADRLLKLQLDLGFEKRQVVSGIAKHYTPEELAGKKLVCVTNLKPVKLRGELSQGMILAGEADGVLKVVSIDQSLPKGTRIK